Proteins encoded in a region of the Pseudomonas shahriarae genome:
- a CDS encoding DUF485 domain-containing protein — protein sequence MNDSIYLSIQNSPRFKELVRKRERFAWILSAIMLGLYSGFILLIAYGPQVLGAKISPESSITWGIPMGVGLIVSAFVLTGIYVRRANGEFDDLNNAILKEAAQ from the coding sequence ATGAACGACAGCATTTACCTCTCGATTCAAAACAGCCCGCGCTTCAAGGAGCTGGTCAGAAAAAGGGAAAGGTTCGCCTGGATTCTCTCGGCGATCATGCTCGGGCTGTATTCCGGATTCATCCTGTTGATTGCTTATGGGCCACAAGTCTTGGGGGCCAAGATCAGCCCTGAGTCGTCCATCACCTGGGGGATCCCGATGGGGGTTGGGCTGATTGTCTCGGCCTTTGTGCTCACAGGCATCTACGTGCGACGCGCCAATGGCGAATTCGACGACCTGAACAATGCGATTCTCAAGGAGGCTGCGCAATGA
- a CDS encoding cation acetate symporter codes for MIRRLLAVFGASLFAPAVWAADALTGEVHKQPLNVAAILMFVAFVGATLCITYWASKRNNSAADYYAAGGKITGFQNGLAIAGDYMSAASFLGISALVFTSGYDGLIYSIGFLVGWPIILFLIAERLRNLGKYTFADVASYRLGQTQIRSLSACGSLVVVAFYLIAQMVGAGKLIQLLFGLDYHVAVILVGILMCLYVLFGGMLATTWVQIIKAVLLLSGASFMALMVMKHVNFDFNLLFSEAIKVHPKGEAIMSPGGLVKDPISAFSLGLALMFGTAGLPHILMRFFTVSDAKEARKSVLYATGFIGYFYILTFIIGFGAILLVSTNPAFKDAAGALLGGNNMAAVHLANAVGGSIFLGFISAVAFATILAVVAGLTLAGASAVSHDLYASVIKKGKANEKDEIRVSKITTIALAVLAIGLGILFESQNIAFMVGLAFSIAASCNFPVLLLSMYWKNLTTRGAMIGGWLGLVSAVGLMVLGPTIWVSILHHEKAIFPYEYPALFSMIIAFVGIWFFSITDKSAAAVKERALYFPQFVRSQTGLGASGAVNH; via the coding sequence ATGATCCGTCGTCTATTGGCTGTATTCGGCGCTTCGCTTTTTGCTCCTGCCGTTTGGGCGGCGGACGCATTGACCGGTGAAGTGCACAAGCAACCGTTGAACGTTGCGGCGATCCTGATGTTTGTCGCCTTTGTCGGCGCAACATTGTGCATCACCTACTGGGCGTCCAAGCGTAACAATTCGGCGGCTGACTACTATGCCGCTGGCGGCAAGATCACCGGTTTCCAGAACGGTCTGGCGATTGCCGGCGACTACATGTCGGCGGCGTCCTTCCTGGGGATTTCCGCACTGGTGTTCACCTCTGGCTACGATGGCCTGATCTACTCGATCGGCTTCCTGGTGGGCTGGCCGATCATTCTGTTCCTGATCGCCGAGCGCCTGCGTAACCTGGGCAAGTACACGTTTGCCGACGTAGCGTCCTATCGCCTCGGGCAAACCCAGATCCGCAGCCTGTCGGCTTGTGGTTCGCTGGTGGTGGTGGCGTTCTACCTGATTGCGCAGATGGTCGGCGCCGGCAAGCTGATCCAGCTGCTGTTCGGCCTTGATTACCATGTTGCGGTGATCCTGGTGGGTATCCTGATGTGCCTCTATGTGTTGTTCGGCGGCATGCTGGCGACCACCTGGGTACAGATCATCAAGGCAGTGCTGCTGCTGTCCGGTGCTTCGTTCATGGCACTGATGGTGATGAAGCACGTCAACTTCGACTTCAACCTGCTGTTCTCCGAGGCGATCAAGGTTCACCCTAAAGGTGAGGCGATCATGAGCCCTGGCGGCCTGGTAAAAGACCCGATCTCGGCGTTCTCCCTGGGCCTGGCCCTGATGTTCGGTACAGCTGGCCTGCCACACATCCTGATGCGCTTCTTCACCGTGAGTGACGCTAAAGAAGCCCGCAAGAGCGTGCTGTATGCCACTGGCTTTATCGGCTACTTCTACATCCTGACCTTTATCATCGGCTTCGGCGCGATTCTGCTGGTCAGCACCAACCCGGCGTTCAAGGATGCAGCAGGCGCTCTGTTGGGTGGTAACAACATGGCGGCGGTGCACCTGGCCAACGCGGTGGGCGGCAGTATCTTCCTGGGCTTCATCTCGGCCGTGGCGTTTGCCACCATCCTCGCGGTGGTTGCCGGTTTGACCCTGGCCGGTGCTTCGGCGGTGTCCCATGACCTGTATGCCAGCGTGATCAAGAAAGGCAAGGCCAACGAGAAGGATGAGATTCGCGTGTCGAAGATCACCACCATCGCCCTGGCAGTGCTGGCGATTGGTCTGGGTATCCTGTTTGAAAGCCAGAACATCGCGTTCATGGTCGGCCTGGCGTTCTCCATTGCCGCCAGCTGTAACTTCCCGGTGCTGCTGCTTTCCATGTACTGGAAAAACCTCACCACCCGTGGCGCGATGATTGGTGGCTGGCTGGGTCTGGTCAGTGCGGTTGGCCTGATGGTCCTGGGCCCGACCATCTGGGTCTCGATCCTGCACCATGAAAAAGCGATCTTCCCGTACGAGTACCCGGCGCTGTTCTCGATGATCATCGCGTTCGTGGGTATCTGGTTCTTCTCCATCACCGACAAGTCGGCGGCGGCAGTGAAAGAACGGGCGCTGTACTTCCCGCAGTTTGTGCGTTCGCAGACTGGCCTGGGGGCGAGCGGGGCGGTCAACCACTAA
- the gltA gene encoding citrate synthase yields MADKKAQLIIEGAAPVELPILTGTVGPDVIDVRGLTATGRFTFDPGFMSTASCESKITYIDGDNGILLHRGYPIEQLAEKSDYLETCYLLLNGELPTAEQKAQFVSTVKNHTMVHEQLKTFFNGFRRDAHPMAVMCGVVGALSAFYHDSLDINNPQHREISAIRLVAKMPTLAAMVYKYSMGQPMMYPRNDLTYAENFLHMMFNTPCEIKPISPVLAKAMDRIFILHADHEQNASTSTVRLAGSSGANPFACIAAGIAALWGPAHGGANEAVLTMLDEIGDVSNIDKFIAKAKDKNDPFKLMGFGHRVYKNRDPRATVMKQTCDEVLKELGINNDPQLELAMRLEEIALTDPYFIERSLYPNVDFYSGIILKAIGIPTSMFTVIFALARTVGWISHWKEMLSSPYKIGRPRQLYTGYESRDITKLEDRK; encoded by the coding sequence ATGGCTGACAAAAAAGCGCAGTTGATCATCGAGGGCGCAGCCCCCGTCGAGCTGCCCATTTTAACCGGCACCGTTGGTCCCGATGTTATCGACGTACGGGGCCTGACGGCCACGGGCCGTTTCACTTTCGACCCAGGCTTCATGTCGACCGCTTCTTGCGAGTCGAAGATTACCTATATCGACGGCGACAATGGCATTCTGCTACATCGCGGCTACCCGATCGAACAACTGGCCGAGAAATCGGACTACCTGGAAACCTGCTACCTGCTGCTAAATGGCGAATTGCCAACAGCCGAGCAAAAGGCCCAGTTTGTCAGCACCGTGAAGAACCACACCATGGTTCACGAGCAGTTGAAGACCTTCTTCAACGGCTTCCGTCGCGACGCGCACCCAATGGCCGTCATGTGCGGTGTAGTCGGCGCCCTGTCGGCCTTCTATCACGACTCCCTGGACATCAATAACCCGCAGCATCGCGAAATCTCCGCGATCCGCCTGGTTGCCAAGATGCCCACCCTGGCCGCAATGGTTTACAAGTACTCCATGGGCCAGCCCATGATGTACCCGCGCAACGACCTGACGTACGCGGAAAACTTCCTGCACATGATGTTCAACACCCCGTGCGAGATCAAACCGATCAGCCCGGTACTGGCCAAGGCCATGGACCGGATCTTCATCCTCCATGCCGACCACGAACAGAACGCCTCGACGTCCACCGTGCGCCTGGCGGGCTCCTCGGGTGCCAATCCGTTCGCCTGTATCGCCGCGGGCATCGCTGCACTGTGGGGCCCTGCCCACGGCGGTGCAAACGAAGCCGTATTGACCATGCTCGATGAAATCGGCGATGTGTCCAACATCGACAAGTTCATCGCCAAGGCCAAGGACAAGAACGATCCGTTCAAGCTGATGGGCTTCGGTCACCGGGTCTACAAGAACCGCGACCCGCGCGCCACCGTCATGAAGCAGACCTGCGACGAAGTGTTGAAGGAACTGGGCATCAACAACGATCCGCAACTCGAACTGGCCATGCGCCTGGAAGAGATCGCGCTGACCGACCCGTACTTCATCGAACGCTCGCTGTACCCGAACGTCGACTTCTACTCGGGGATCATCCTCAAGGCGATCGGCATTCCAACCAGTATGTTCACCGTGATCTTCGCCCTGGCGCGGACCGTGGGCTGGATCTCCCACTGGAAAGAAATGCTCTCCAGCCCGTACAAGATTGGCCGCCCGCGCCAGCTGTACACCGGCTACGAGTCGCGTGACATTACCAAGCTGGAAGACCGCAAGTAA
- the sdhC gene encoding succinate dehydrogenase, cytochrome b556 subunit: MNSQRPVNLDLRTIKLPITGVTSFLHRVSGIILFLGLGIMLYALSKSLGSEEGYAEVKACLTSPLAKFVAWGLLSALLYHLVAGVRHLIMDMGIGETLEGGRLGSKIIIAISVVLIVLAGVWIW, from the coding sequence GTGAATAGCCAACGACCTGTAAACCTAGACCTAAGGACCATCAAACTCCCCATCACCGGCGTTACGTCGTTCCTGCACCGTGTTTCCGGCATCATCCTGTTCCTGGGCTTGGGCATCATGCTTTATGCATTGAGCAAATCCCTGGGTTCCGAGGAAGGATACGCCGAGGTGAAGGCATGCTTGACCAGCCCGCTGGCCAAGTTCGTAGCATGGGGCCTCCTGTCCGCTCTGCTGTATCACCTGGTAGCCGGTGTGCGCCACTTGATCATGGATATGGGCATCGGTGAGACGCTGGAAGGCGGCCGCCTGGGCTCGAAAATCATCATCGCCATTTCCGTGGTGCTGATCGTTCTGGCAGGAGTTTGGATATGGTAA
- the sdhD gene encoding succinate dehydrogenase, hydrophobic membrane anchor protein codes for MVTSVTNLSRSGLYDWMAQRVSAVVLAAYFIFLIGYLVANPGIGYAQWHGLFSHNGMRIFSLLALVALGAHAWVGMWTIATDYLTPMALGKSATAVRFLFQAVCGVAMFAYFVWGVQILWGI; via the coding sequence ATGGTAACCAGCGTTACGAACCTATCGCGTTCAGGCCTCTATGACTGGATGGCGCAGCGTGTGTCTGCGGTCGTTCTCGCGGCTTATTTCATTTTCCTGATCGGGTACCTCGTTGCAAACCCTGGCATTGGCTACGCCCAATGGCACGGTCTGTTCTCCCACAACGGGATGCGTATCTTCAGTCTGCTCGCCCTTGTGGCCCTGGGTGCTCACGCCTGGGTCGGCATGTGGACCATCGCGACCGACTACCTGACGCCGATGGCGCTGGGCAAGTCCGCGACTGCAGTACGTTTCCTTTTCCAGGCAGTATGCGGCGTCGCGATGTTCGCTTACTTCGTCTGGGGTGTGCAGATTCTCTGGGGTATCTGA
- the sdhA gene encoding succinate dehydrogenase flavoprotein subunit, with amino-acid sequence MANIPTISFDAIIIGGGGAGMRAALQLAQGGHKTAVITKVFPTRSHTVSAQGGITCAIASADPNDDWRWHMYDTVKGSDYIGDQDAIEYMCQEGPAAVFELDHMGLPFSRTEQGRIYQRPFGGQSKDYGKGGQAARTCAASDRTGHALLHTLYQGNLKAGTTFLNEYYAVDLVKNQDGAFVGVIAICIETGETTYIRAKATVLATGGAGRIYASTTNALINTGDGVGMALRAGVPVQDIEMWQFHPTGIAGAGVLVTEGCRGEGGYLINKHGERFMERYAPNAKDLAGRDVVARSMVKEIIAGNGCGPNGDHVMLKLDHLGEEVLHSRLPGICELSKTFAHVDPVVAPVPVVPTCHYMMGGVPTNIHGQAITQNAEGVDEIIHGLFAVGEVACVSVHGANRLGGNSLLDLVVFGRAAGLHLEKALTDGIEYDDATDANIEAALARLNALNERTDGEDVATLRRELQSCMQNYFGVFRTGEYMQKGITQLADLRKRIANVKINDKSQAFNTARIEALELQNLLEVAEATAIAAEVRKESRGAHAREDFEDRDDENWLCHTLYFPGDKRVTKRAVNFSPKTVPTFEPKIRTY; translated from the coding sequence ATGGCTAACATTCCAACGATTTCTTTTGACGCCATCATTATTGGTGGCGGCGGCGCCGGCATGCGCGCTGCACTGCAGCTGGCCCAGGGTGGTCACAAGACTGCCGTGATCACCAAGGTGTTCCCGACCCGTTCCCACACCGTATCGGCCCAGGGTGGCATCACCTGCGCCATCGCTTCTGCGGATCCGAACGATGACTGGCGCTGGCACATGTACGATACCGTCAAGGGTTCCGACTATATCGGCGACCAGGACGCTATCGAGTACATGTGTCAGGAAGGCCCTGCTGCGGTGTTCGAGCTGGACCACATGGGTCTGCCGTTCTCCCGTACCGAACAGGGTCGTATCTACCAGCGTCCATTCGGCGGCCAGTCGAAGGATTACGGTAAAGGCGGCCAGGCTGCCCGTACCTGCGCGGCATCCGACCGTACCGGTCACGCGCTGCTGCACACTCTTTATCAGGGCAACCTGAAAGCCGGCACCACGTTCCTGAACGAGTACTACGCGGTTGACCTGGTGAAGAACCAGGACGGCGCATTCGTCGGCGTGATCGCTATCTGCATCGAAACCGGTGAAACCACCTACATCCGCGCCAAGGCTACCGTGCTGGCGACGGGCGGTGCAGGTCGTATCTACGCTTCGACCACCAACGCCCTGATCAACACCGGTGACGGCGTTGGCATGGCCCTGCGTGCAGGCGTGCCGGTACAAGACATCGAAATGTGGCAGTTCCACCCAACCGGCATCGCCGGCGCCGGTGTACTGGTTACAGAAGGTTGCCGTGGTGAAGGCGGTTACCTGATCAACAAGCACGGCGAGCGTTTCATGGAGCGTTATGCTCCGAACGCCAAGGACCTTGCCGGTCGTGACGTGGTTGCCCGTTCGATGGTTAAAGAAATCATCGCCGGCAACGGTTGCGGCCCGAACGGCGACCACGTGATGCTGAAGCTCGATCACCTGGGCGAAGAGGTGCTGCACAGCCGCCTGCCAGGTATCTGCGAACTGTCCAAGACCTTCGCACACGTCGACCCGGTGGTTGCTCCAGTACCAGTAGTTCCAACTTGCCACTATATGATGGGCGGCGTGCCGACCAACATTCATGGCCAGGCGATCACCCAGAACGCCGAAGGCGTGGACGAGATCATTCATGGTCTGTTCGCGGTAGGCGAAGTGGCTTGCGTATCGGTTCACGGTGCCAACCGTCTGGGCGGCAACTCGCTGCTCGACCTGGTGGTATTCGGCCGCGCTGCCGGCCTGCACCTGGAAAAAGCCCTGACCGACGGCATCGAATACGATGACGCGACCGACGCCAACATCGAGGCTGCCCTGGCACGCCTGAATGCTCTGAACGAGCGTACTGATGGCGAAGACGTAGCAACCCTGCGTCGCGAGCTGCAAAGCTGCATGCAGAACTACTTCGGTGTATTCCGTACTGGCGAATACATGCAGAAGGGTATTACCCAGCTGGCAGACCTGCGCAAGCGGATTGCCAACGTCAAGATCAACGATAAGAGCCAGGCGTTCAACACCGCTCGTATCGAGGCCCTTGAACTGCAAAACCTGCTGGAAGTGGCTGAAGCGACTGCGATTGCCGCCGAGGTTCGTAAAGAATCCCGTGGTGCTCACGCTCGTGAAGACTTTGAAGATCGCGATGACGAAAACTGGTTGTGCCACACCCTGTACTTCCCGGGTGACAAGCGCGTAACCAAGCGTGCCGTGAACTTCTCGCCGAAGACGGTTCCGACGTTTGAACCGAAGATTCGGACTTACTAA
- a CDS encoding succinate dehydrogenase iron-sulfur subunit yields MLKVSVYRYNPDQDAAPFMQEFEVDTGGKDLMVLDVLALIKEQDEGFSYRRSCREGVCGSDGMNINGKNGLACVTPLSAVVKKNKLVVRPLPGLPVIRDLVVDMSIFYKQYEKVKPFLQNDTPAPAIERLQSPEEREKLDGLYECILCACCSTSCPSFWWNPDKFLGPAALLQAYRFLADSRDTKTAERLASLDDPFSVFRCRGIMNCVNVCPKGLNPTKAIGHIRNMLLQSGV; encoded by the coding sequence ATGTTGAAAGTCAGTGTTTATCGCTACAACCCTGATCAGGACGCTGCGCCGTTCATGCAGGAATTTGAGGTCGATACCGGTGGTAAAGACCTGATGGTGCTGGATGTGCTGGCCCTGATCAAAGAGCAGGACGAGGGTTTCTCCTATCGTCGCTCTTGCCGTGAAGGTGTCTGCGGCTCCGACGGCATGAACATCAACGGCAAAAACGGCCTGGCTTGCGTCACGCCGCTGTCGGCCGTGGTCAAGAAGAACAAGCTTGTTGTACGTCCACTGCCAGGTTTGCCGGTTATCCGTGACCTGGTCGTCGATATGAGCATCTTCTACAAGCAATACGAAAAGGTTAAGCCATTCCTGCAGAACGACACGCCGGCTCCGGCCATCGAGCGTCTGCAGTCCCCGGAAGAGCGCGAAAAGCTCGACGGTCTGTACGAGTGCATCCTGTGCGCTTGCTGCTCGACCTCTTGCCCGTCCTTCTGGTGGAACCCGGACAAGTTCCTGGGTCCAGCTGCACTGCTGCAAGCCTATCGCTTCCTGGCAGACAGCCGTGACACCAAGACGGCCGAGCGTCTGGCTTCACTGGATGACCCGTTCAGCGTATTCCGCTGCCGCGGGATCATGAACTGCGTCAACGTATGTCCCAAAGGCCTGAACCCGACTAAGGCCATTGGTCACATCCGTAACATGCTGCTGCAAAGCGGCGTGTAA
- a CDS encoding 2-oxoglutarate dehydrogenase E1 component, translating to MQESVMQRMWNSGYLSGGNAAYVEELYELYLHDPNAVPEEWRTKFQTLSSDGNAATDVSHATIRDQFVLLAKNQRRAQPVSAGSVSSEHEKKQVEVLRLIQAYRMRGHQAAQLDPLGLWQRPAPADLSINHYGLTNADLDTTFRAGDLFIGKEEASLREIHEALQQTYCRTIGAEFTHITDSEQRHWFQHRLEGVRGRPVLSADVRSHLLERVTAAEGLEKYLGTKYPGTKRFGLEGGESLIPMLDEMIQRSGSYGTKEIVIGMAHRGRLNVLVNTFGKNPRELFDEFEGKKKVELGSGDVKYHQGFSSNVMTTGGEVHLAMAFNPSHLEIVSPVVEGSVRARQDRRNDSTGEKVLPISIHGDAAFAGQGVVLETFQMSQTRGFKTGGTVHIVINNQVGFTISNPLDARSTEYATDVAKMIQAPILHVNGDDPEAVLFVTQLAIDYRMQFKRDVVIDLVCYRRRGHNEADEPSGTQPLMYQQITKQRTTRELYAESLTKAGVLDDARVQAKIDEYRNALDNGLHVVKSLVKEPNKELFVDWRPYLGHAWTARHDTSFDLKTLQELSAKLLEIPEGFVVQRQVAKIYEDRQKMQAGGLPINWGYAETMAYATLAFEGHPIRMTGQDIGRGTFSHRHAVLHNQKDAGTYIPLRNLYEGQPRFDLYDSFLSEEAVLAFEYGYSTTMPNALVIWEAQFGDFANGAQVVIDQFITSGEHKWGRLCGLTMLLPHGYEGQGPEHSSARLERYLQLCAEHNIQVCVPTTPAQIYHLLRRQVIRPLRKPLVVLTPKSLLRHKLAISTLEDLADGSFQTVISEIDTLDAAKVTRLILCSGKVYYDLLEKRRAEGREDIAIVRIEQLYPFPEDDLMEAIAPYTNLTHVVWCQEEPMNQGAWYSSQHHLRRSIGNHNKALSLEYAGRDASAAPACGYASMHAEQQEKLLQDAFTV from the coding sequence ATGCAAGAAAGCGTGATGCAGCGCATGTGGAACAGCGGCTATCTTTCAGGTGGTAACGCTGCCTATGTGGAAGAGCTTTATGAGCTCTACCTGCACGACCCTAACGCTGTGCCAGAAGAATGGCGCACCAAATTTCAGACGTTGTCTTCAGACGGCAACGCTGCCACCGATGTATCGCATGCAACAATTCGCGATCAATTTGTGCTGCTGGCAAAGAACCAGCGCCGCGCCCAGCCGGTTTCCGCCGGAAGCGTGAGCAGTGAGCACGAGAAGAAGCAAGTTGAAGTACTGCGACTGATCCAGGCCTACCGTATGCGTGGCCACCAGGCAGCCCAGCTTGATCCGCTGGGGCTGTGGCAGCGTCCTGCACCTGCGGACCTGTCGATCAATCACTACGGCTTGACCAATGCCGATCTTGATACGACCTTCCGTGCCGGCGACCTGTTCATCGGCAAAGAGGAAGCGAGCCTACGCGAAATTCACGAAGCGTTGCAGCAGACATATTGCCGCACCATCGGCGCTGAATTTACGCACATCACCGATTCCGAGCAGCGCCACTGGTTCCAGCATCGCCTGGAAGGCGTGCGTGGCCGTCCGGTGCTGTCCGCCGATGTGCGCAGCCACCTGCTTGAGCGCGTCACCGCTGCCGAAGGCCTTGAAAAGTACCTGGGCACCAAATACCCAGGCACCAAGCGTTTCGGCCTGGAAGGCGGCGAGAGCCTGATTCCGATGCTTGACGAGATGATCCAGCGTTCCGGTTCCTACGGCACCAAGGAAATCGTGATCGGCATGGCTCACCGTGGTCGCCTGAACGTGTTGGTCAACACCTTCGGCAAGAACCCGCGCGAGCTGTTCGACGAGTTCGAAGGCAAGAAGAAGGTCGAGCTGGGTTCTGGTGACGTTAAATACCACCAGGGCTTCTCGTCCAACGTGATGACCACCGGCGGTGAAGTTCACCTGGCCATGGCGTTCAACCCGTCCCACCTGGAAATCGTTTCTCCAGTGGTCGAGGGTTCGGTGCGTGCTCGTCAGGATCGTCGCAACGACTCCACCGGTGAGAAGGTTCTGCCGATTTCCATCCACGGTGACGCGGCTTTCGCCGGTCAAGGCGTGGTCCTGGAAACGTTCCAGATGTCGCAGACTCGCGGCTTCAAGACCGGCGGCACGGTTCACATCGTTATCAACAACCAGGTTGGTTTCACCATCAGCAATCCGCTGGACGCACGCTCTACCGAGTACGCGACCGACGTTGCCAAGATGATCCAGGCGCCGATCCTCCATGTGAATGGGGATGATCCGGAAGCCGTATTGTTCGTGACCCAACTGGCCATTGACTACCGCATGCAGTTCAAGCGTGACGTGGTCATCGACCTGGTTTGCTACCGCCGTCGCGGTCACAACGAAGCGGATGAGCCTAGCGGCACCCAACCGTTGATGTACCAGCAGATCACCAAGCAGCGCACCACCCGTGAGCTGTACGCCGAAAGCCTGACCAAGGCCGGTGTATTGGATGACGCGCGTGTTCAGGCGAAGATCGATGAATACCGCAACGCCCTGGACAATGGTCTGCATGTAGTAAAAAGCCTGGTCAAAGAGCCGAACAAAGAGCTGTTCGTTGACTGGCGTCCGTATCTGGGCCACGCCTGGACTGCACGTCATGACACCTCGTTCGATCTGAAAACCCTGCAGGAACTGTCCGCCAAGCTGCTGGAAATTCCAGAAGGCTTCGTCGTACAGCGCCAGGTTGCGAAGATCTACGAAGACCGTCAGAAGATGCAAGCCGGCGGCCTGCCGATCAACTGGGGTTACGCTGAAACCATGGCGTACGCGACCCTGGCGTTCGAAGGTCACCCGATCCGCATGACTGGCCAGGACATCGGCCGCGGTACGTTCTCGCACCGTCACGCGGTATTGCACAACCAGAAAGACGCGGGCACCTACATCCCGTTGCGGAACCTGTATGAAGGCCAGCCACGTTTCGATCTGTACGATTCGTTCCTGTCCGAGGAAGCGGTTCTGGCGTTCGAATACGGTTACTCGACCACCATGCCAAACGCGCTGGTGATCTGGGAAGCCCAGTTCGGCGACTTCGCCAACGGTGCCCAGGTGGTGATCGACCAGTTCATCACCAGCGGCGAGCACAAGTGGGGCCGTCTGTGCGGTCTGACCATGTTGCTGCCACACGGTTATGAAGGTCAGGGTCCGGAGCACTCCTCGGCCCGTCTGGAGCGTTACCTGCAATTGTGCGCTGAGCACAACATCCAGGTGTGCGTGCCGACTACCCCGGCCCAGATCTACCACTTGCTGCGTCGCCAGGTGATCCGCCCGCTGCGTAAGCCGTTGGTAGTGCTGACTCCGAAATCGCTGTTGCGTCACAAATTGGCCATCTCGACCCTGGAAGATCTCGCCGACGGTTCGTTCCAGACCGTTATTTCGGAAATCGACACCCTGGACGCAGCCAAGGTCACTCGCCTGATCCTGTGCAGCGGCAAGGTTTACTACGACTTGCTGGAAAAACGTCGTGCCGAAGGCCGCGAAGACATCGCCATCGTGCGTATCGAGCAGCTTTACCCGTTCCCGGAAGACGACCTGATGGAGGCCATCGCGCCTTACACCAACCTCACCCACGTGGTGTGGTGTCAGGAAGAACCGATGAACCAGGGCGCGTGGTACAGCAGCCAGCATCATCTGCGTCGCAGCATCGGTAACCACAACAAGGCCCTGAGCCTGGAGTATGCCGGCCGTGATGCTTCTGCTGCACCTGCGTGTGGTTATGCGTCGATGCACGCCGAGCAGCAGGAAAAACTGCTGCAAGATGCTTTCACTGTTTAA
- the odhB gene encoding 2-oxoglutarate dehydrogenase complex dihydrolipoyllysine-residue succinyltransferase → MAIEIKAPSFPESVADGTVATWHKKPGEAVKRDDLIVDIETDKVVLEVLAEADGVLGAIVAEEGATVLSNQVLGSIEEGSAAAAAPAAAAAPAAAPAAAAPAAGSEDPIAAPAARQLAEENGINLASIKGTGKDGRVTKEDVVAAVEAKKNAPAAAPAKAAAPAAAAPVFAAGDRTEKRVPMTRVRATVAKRLVEAQSNMAMLTTFNEVDMTEVMALRSKYKDLFEKSHNGVRLGFMSFFVKAATEALKRFPAVNASIDGGDIVYHGYADIGVAVSSDRGLVVPVLRNAELMSLAEIEGGIAGFGKKARDGKLTIDEMTGGTFTITNGGTFGSMMSTPIVNPPQAAILGMHNIIQRPMAINGQVVIRPMMYLALSYDHRLIDGKEAVTFLVTIKNLLEDPARLLLDI, encoded by the coding sequence ATGGCTATCGAAATCAAAGCCCCGTCATTCCCGGAATCGGTTGCCGATGGCACCGTTGCCACCTGGCACAAGAAACCAGGCGAAGCCGTCAAGCGTGACGACCTGATCGTCGACATCGAGACCGACAAGGTTGTTCTGGAAGTGTTGGCCGAAGCCGACGGCGTCCTGGGCGCCATCGTTGCCGAAGAAGGCGCTACCGTCCTGTCCAACCAGGTACTGGGTTCGATCGAAGAGGGCAGTGCTGCTGCCGCTGCTCCAGCCGCCGCTGCTGCTCCGGCTGCCGCACCTGCTGCTGCCGCTCCGGCTGCGGGTAGTGAAGATCCAATCGCTGCACCGGCTGCGCGTCAGCTGGCTGAAGAAAACGGCATCAACCTGGCTTCCATCAAAGGCACCGGCAAAGACGGCCGTGTGACCAAGGAAGATGTGGTTGCTGCTGTCGAAGCCAAGAAAAACGCTCCGGCTGCCGCACCTGCCAAGGCTGCTGCTCCAGCTGCCGCTGCGCCTGTATTCGCTGCTGGCGACCGCACCGAGAAGCGCGTACCGATGACTCGCGTACGTGCCACCGTGGCCAAGCGCCTGGTTGAAGCACAGTCGAACATGGCCATGCTGACCACGTTCAACGAAGTCGACATGACTGAAGTCATGGCCCTGCGTTCGAAGTACAAGGACCTGTTCGAGAAGTCCCACAATGGCGTGCGCCTGGGCTTCATGTCGTTCTTCGTGAAAGCGGCCACCGAAGCCCTGAAACGCTTCCCGGCAGTCAACGCTTCCATCGACGGCGGCGACATCGTCTACCACGGCTATGCTGACATCGGCGTTGCCGTGTCCAGCGACCGTGGCCTGGTGGTACCGGTCCTGCGTAACGCCGAGCTGATGAGCCTGGCTGAAATCGAAGGCGGCATCGCCGGCTTCGGCAAGAAAGCCCGTGACGGCAAGCTGACCATCGACGAGATGACCGGCGGTACCTTCACCATCACCAACGGTGGTACCTTCGGTTCGATGATGTCGACCCCGATCGTCAACCCGCCACAAGCTGCGATCCTGGGCATGCACAACATCATCCAGCGTCCGATGGCCATCAACGGCCAGGTCGTGATCCGTCCGATGATGTACCTGGCACTGTCCTACGATCACCGCCTGATCGACGGTAAAGAAGCCGTGACGTTCCTGGTGACCATCAAGAATCTGCTGGAAGACCCGGCTCGCTTGCTCCTGGATATCTGA